The following are from one region of the Rhodopirellula sp. P2 genome:
- the rsmG gene encoding 16S rRNA (guanine(527)-N(7))-methyltransferase RsmG, translating into MIDAEFKTALEQFGLELDEPLGMSLQQYAQSLWRYNEQINLTRHTTWDLFVTRDLRDCLQLAQLIQPGEEVLDMGSGNGVPGIPLAMLRPDIEVALAESVGKRAKVLDELVTELNLPVPVYAARGEDLLEDFRFTTIVSRAVGSLLKFCRWVEPHWSQFDRLLLIKGPKWVDERGEARHHGVLKGLDLRVVATYPLGNVAPEVTEAEEDGSSETADVSRGVILELTKKKKG; encoded by the coding sequence ATGATTGACGCAGAATTCAAAACGGCCTTGGAACAATTCGGACTCGAGCTCGACGAGCCTCTGGGCATGTCGCTGCAGCAATACGCGCAGTCGCTGTGGCGGTACAACGAGCAGATCAACCTGACCCGGCATACGACGTGGGATCTATTCGTCACCCGCGACTTACGTGATTGCTTGCAATTGGCTCAGTTGATCCAGCCCGGCGAAGAAGTCCTGGACATGGGCAGCGGCAACGGCGTGCCCGGCATCCCTTTGGCGATGTTGCGGCCCGACATCGAAGTCGCGCTGGCCGAATCGGTTGGCAAGCGTGCCAAGGTGCTCGACGAATTGGTGACCGAATTGAATCTGCCCGTGCCGGTCTACGCGGCTCGCGGCGAAGATTTATTGGAAGATTTTCGCTTCACCACGATCGTCAGCCGAGCGGTTGGCAGCCTGCTAAAGTTCTGCCGCTGGGTGGAGCCTCATTGGAGTCAGTTTGACCGGCTGTTGCTGATCAAAGGCCCCAAGTGGGTCGATGAACGGGGAGAGGCCCGTCATCACGGCGTGCTCAAAGGTCTGGATCTTCGCGTTGTGGCCACCTATCCGTTAGGGAACGTGGCTCCTGAGGTCACCGAGGCGGAAGAGGATGGCT